Proteins from one Mycobacterium sp. EPa45 genomic window:
- a CDS encoding enoyl-CoA hydratase/isomerase family protein produces MPMTAAFETILLDFDRTDHVATITLNRPDQLNAFNRTMCEEVAAAWGIVKNDNAIHAVVLRAAGDRAFSAGLDIKTPYGQPQNVWNHEDPGELLSPKWQKMWKPVVCAVHGMCTAGAFYFVNESDVVICSEDATFFDSHVSAGLVCALEPIGLMRKIGLGESLRIALMGNDERVGPETALRIGLVSEVVKPDDLWSRAHEIAATIAAKPPSATQGTVKAIWESLDKPYRAAMEQNLIYTRLGNPLGQAELAEQEKVRITPTVR; encoded by the coding sequence ATGCCGATGACCGCCGCATTCGAGACGATCCTGCTCGACTTCGACCGGACCGACCATGTCGCCACCATCACCCTCAACCGGCCCGACCAGCTCAACGCGTTCAACCGCACCATGTGCGAAGAGGTCGCCGCGGCATGGGGAATCGTGAAGAACGACAACGCAATCCACGCAGTGGTGCTGCGCGCGGCCGGGGACCGCGCGTTCAGCGCAGGCTTGGACATCAAGACCCCCTACGGCCAGCCGCAGAATGTGTGGAACCACGAGGATCCGGGCGAACTGCTCAGCCCGAAGTGGCAGAAGATGTGGAAGCCGGTCGTGTGCGCAGTGCACGGCATGTGCACCGCCGGGGCGTTCTACTTCGTCAACGAGTCCGATGTGGTGATCTGCTCGGAGGACGCCACGTTCTTCGACTCCCACGTCAGCGCCGGCCTGGTGTGCGCACTCGAGCCGATCGGGCTGATGCGCAAGATCGGCCTGGGTGAGTCATTGCGGATCGCGTTGATGGGCAACGACGAACGAGTCGGCCCGGAGACCGCTCTGCGCATCGGACTGGTGTCCGAAGTCGTCAAGCCCGACGACCTCTGGTCACGCGCGCACGAGATCGCCGCCACGATCGCGGCCAAGCCACCGTCGGCCACCCAGGGCACGGTCAAGGCCATCTGGGAGTCGCTGGACAAGCCGTATCGGGCGGCGATGGAGCAGAACCTGATCTACACCCGGCTGGGAAATCCGCTGGGTCAGGCGGAACTGGCCGAGCAGGAGAAGGTCCGGATCACCCCGACGGTGCGCTAG
- a CDS encoding class I adenylate-forming enzyme family protein → MSVHPLSRRISDVLDLDPEGHAIEYDGHWYSWGQLAALSRHIATALQPGAQVGILLRNTPAHVASLLAVLSAGGCVVVVNPSRGDERIRADLAALDLPVIIGTSDDITRLAQPGNTTTVVTIEGESAQVRPGAPIDSGPATVAVRMLTSGTTGPPKRVDLTYDMLAVSVIGTDFTTASAPTTISGSVAIVNAPLVHIGGVYRVLQCICQPRPFVLLPRFELASWADAVRRYAPKAVSLVPAALRMVLHSDLGPEDLAGVRAVTSGTAPLSADDADAFTEKFGIPVLTSYAATEFGGGVAGWTLADHRRYWQSKRGSVGRASLGAELRVVSEDGTPLEPDQQGLLEVKPGQFGRDAAWVRTTDLARIDADGFLWILGRADQAIIRGGFKVLPDDVRAAVETHPAVLGASVVGRSDERLGETPVAMVEMCPGESVTVAQLLDYLRTRLAPYEIPSEIAVVEAIPRTPSGKADLTAVRQHFAGA, encoded by the coding sequence GTGTCCGTGCACCCACTGAGCCGGCGAATTTCCGATGTCCTCGACCTGGATCCTGAGGGCCATGCGATCGAGTACGACGGCCACTGGTACAGCTGGGGTCAGCTCGCGGCCTTGAGCCGACACATCGCCACGGCCCTGCAGCCGGGTGCCCAGGTGGGAATCCTGTTGCGCAACACCCCCGCTCACGTGGCCTCGCTGCTGGCGGTGCTGTCGGCCGGCGGTTGTGTCGTGGTGGTCAACCCCTCGCGTGGCGACGAGCGGATCAGGGCCGATCTCGCCGCGCTGGACCTGCCGGTCATCATCGGCACCTCCGATGACATCACCCGACTGGCGCAGCCAGGCAACACCACAACCGTGGTGACCATCGAAGGCGAATCTGCCCAGGTAAGGCCCGGCGCGCCGATCGATAGCGGCCCGGCGACGGTGGCGGTTCGGATGCTGACCAGCGGCACCACCGGTCCACCGAAACGGGTGGATCTCACCTACGACATGCTGGCGGTCTCGGTGATCGGCACCGACTTCACCACCGCATCCGCACCGACGACGATCTCCGGCAGCGTCGCCATCGTCAACGCACCGCTGGTGCACATCGGCGGGGTGTACCGGGTGTTGCAATGTATCTGTCAGCCAAGGCCGTTCGTACTCCTGCCGCGCTTCGAGCTGGCCTCCTGGGCCGACGCGGTGCGCCGCTACGCCCCCAAGGCGGTATCGCTGGTGCCTGCGGCGCTGCGGATGGTGCTGCATTCCGACCTGGGGCCTGAGGACCTTGCCGGAGTCCGCGCCGTCACGTCCGGCACCGCGCCCCTGTCGGCCGACGACGCCGACGCGTTCACCGAGAAGTTCGGCATCCCCGTACTGACCTCCTATGCAGCAACCGAATTCGGTGGCGGCGTCGCCGGCTGGACGCTGGCGGATCATCGGAGGTACTGGCAGTCCAAGCGCGGCAGCGTCGGGCGGGCCAGCTTGGGCGCCGAGCTACGGGTGGTGTCCGAGGACGGTACGCCCCTGGAGCCGGATCAGCAGGGCCTGCTCGAGGTGAAGCCGGGTCAGTTCGGACGCGACGCCGCGTGGGTGCGGACCACCGACCTCGCGCGCATCGACGCCGACGGGTTCCTGTGGATCCTGGGCCGGGCCGACCAGGCGATCATCAGAGGCGGATTCAAGGTGCTCCCCGACGACGTACGAGCCGCAGTGGAAACCCACCCCGCCGTTCTTGGCGCATCAGTGGTCGGCAGGTCCGACGAACGCCTGGGCGAGACACCGGTCGCCATGGTCGAAATGTGCCCCGGCGAATCGGTCACCGTCGCCCAGCTGCTCGACTATCTGCGGACTCGGCTGGCACCGTACGAGATTCCCTCGGAGATCGCGGTGGTCGAGGCGATCCCACGCACCCCGTCCGGCAAGGCGGATCTCACCGCGGTACGGCAACACTTCGCCGGCGCATGA